In Horticoccus luteus, the following proteins share a genomic window:
- the hrpB gene encoding ATP-dependent helicase HrpB, with the protein MSPRELPIYELEGAVIETVRGCGRLIVQAPTGSGKSTQIPQMLWRHGVLGEKGEVVVLQPRRLAARLLAKRVAEEAGTNLGEGVGYQIRLESRISERTRIRFVTEGILLRQMSFDPGLPGVSAIVFDEFHERHLYGDISLARALQLQQSTRPDLKIIVMSATLDAGALKNYLAPCEVLTSQGRSFPVAIEYWSKPVNFEHEPVWEVAAEACERVAESTTGDMLVFMPGGYEIARTVQAIQGARGLRGFVCFPLHGELPPEQQDRAVARYEARKIIVSTNVAETSLTIDGVTAVIDSGLARIARFDPHRGINTLLVEKISAASADQRAGRAGRTAPGIAVRLWTEREHGQRALQELPEVKRLDLAEVVLTLKASGVDDVANFPWLEKPEAKGLDRAEELLADLGALAGERRAISELGRKMLRFPMHPRYARMFLAAQERGCVRPVALMAALTQGRNFLLRGVGKDVERAREDLLGEEHESDFFLLMRAWRFAEKNNFSLDACRRLGIHAQAARQVGPLFEQFLQIAGDEGLDIAEGRIDGVEVRKCVLAGFSDQLAKRLDGGTLRCELVHQRRGVLARESAVQKAPLLVAAEINEVGGRGGEVNVLLALATAVEEAWLKEIFPDDFKDTRGVSYDESIRRVVSRRERRFRDLVLETKVSSDEAPLDAAAALLTKEVLAGRLKLEAWDEAVEQWITRVNRLAEWFPELEVNPVTPADRATLIEQVCYGELGYRDIKDKPVMPVLRDWLTAEQLAVIDLYLPERLTMANGRRSKITYHDEGSPVLSARIQELYGIEGKFTVGNGRVPVKIEVLAPNQRPIQVTDDLTAFWRDMYPKVKAELSRRYPRHEWR; encoded by the coding sequence ATGTCTCCGCGCGAACTCCCGATCTATGAACTCGAAGGCGCCGTCATCGAGACGGTGCGCGGGTGCGGCCGGCTGATCGTGCAGGCGCCAACAGGATCGGGCAAGTCGACGCAGATTCCGCAGATGCTCTGGCGCCATGGCGTGTTGGGCGAAAAGGGCGAGGTGGTGGTGTTGCAACCGCGCCGGCTGGCGGCGCGACTCCTCGCGAAGCGCGTGGCGGAGGAGGCGGGCACGAATCTTGGCGAAGGCGTGGGCTATCAAATCCGGCTGGAGTCGCGCATCAGCGAGCGCACGCGCATCCGGTTCGTGACGGAGGGGATTTTGCTGCGGCAGATGTCGTTCGATCCCGGCTTGCCGGGCGTGAGCGCGATCGTCTTCGACGAGTTTCACGAGCGGCATTTGTATGGCGACATCTCGCTCGCGCGGGCGTTGCAGTTGCAGCAAAGCACGCGGCCCGATCTCAAAATCATCGTGATGTCGGCGACGCTCGATGCCGGCGCGTTGAAAAATTATCTCGCACCGTGCGAGGTGCTCACGTCGCAAGGCCGCAGTTTTCCCGTGGCGATCGAGTATTGGTCGAAGCCGGTGAACTTCGAACACGAGCCGGTGTGGGAGGTCGCGGCGGAGGCGTGTGAACGTGTCGCGGAGTCCACGACGGGGGACATGCTGGTGTTCATGCCGGGCGGTTACGAAATCGCGCGGACGGTGCAGGCGATTCAGGGCGCGCGGGGCTTGCGCGGATTCGTGTGTTTTCCGCTGCATGGCGAGTTGCCGCCGGAGCAGCAGGACCGCGCGGTGGCGCGCTACGAGGCGCGCAAGATCATCGTCTCGACGAACGTCGCGGAAACGTCGCTCACGATCGATGGCGTGACGGCGGTGATCGACAGCGGACTGGCGCGGATCGCGCGTTTCGATCCGCATCGCGGGATCAACACGCTCTTGGTCGAAAAAATCTCCGCCGCGAGCGCGGACCAGCGGGCGGGCCGCGCGGGGCGCACGGCGCCCGGCATCGCGGTGCGGCTTTGGACGGAGCGCGAACATGGGCAGCGGGCGTTGCAGGAATTGCCGGAGGTGAAGCGGCTCGACCTGGCGGAAGTGGTGCTGACGCTGAAGGCGAGCGGCGTCGACGACGTGGCGAATTTTCCGTGGCTGGAAAAGCCGGAAGCGAAGGGGTTGGACCGCGCGGAGGAGCTGCTCGCGGATCTGGGGGCGTTGGCGGGCGAGCGGCGGGCGATTTCGGAGCTGGGGCGGAAGATGCTGCGTTTTCCCATGCATCCGCGCTATGCACGAATGTTCCTCGCGGCACAGGAGCGGGGCTGCGTGCGGCCGGTGGCGTTGATGGCGGCGCTGACCCAGGGGCGGAATTTTCTGCTGCGCGGCGTGGGCAAGGACGTGGAGCGTGCACGCGAGGATCTGCTCGGCGAAGAACACGAGAGCGATTTTTTCCTGCTGATGCGCGCGTGGCGCTTCGCGGAGAAAAACAATTTCAGTTTGGACGCGTGCCGCCGGCTCGGCATCCACGCACAAGCGGCGCGGCAGGTGGGGCCGTTGTTCGAGCAATTTTTGCAGATCGCGGGCGATGAAGGCCTCGACATCGCAGAAGGTCGGATCGATGGCGTGGAGGTGCGGAAGTGCGTGCTCGCCGGGTTTTCGGATCAACTGGCGAAACGCCTCGATGGCGGGACGCTGCGCTGCGAACTCGTGCACCAGCGGCGCGGCGTGCTGGCGCGCGAAAGCGCGGTGCAAAAGGCACCGTTGTTGGTCGCGGCGGAGATCAACGAAGTGGGCGGGCGCGGCGGAGAGGTGAATGTGTTGCTCGCCCTCGCCACGGCGGTCGAGGAGGCGTGGTTGAAGGAGATTTTCCCGGACGATTTCAAGGACACGCGCGGCGTGAGTTACGACGAATCGATCCGCCGCGTGGTGTCGCGGCGCGAGCGGCGGTTTCGCGATCTCGTGCTGGAGACCAAGGTGAGCAGCGACGAGGCGCCGCTGGATGCGGCGGCGGCGTTGCTGACGAAGGAAGTGCTGGCCGGGCGGCTGAAACTCGAAGCGTGGGACGAGGCGGTGGAGCAGTGGATCACGCGGGTGAACCGGCTGGCGGAATGGTTTCCCGAGCTGGAGGTTAATCCGGTGACGCCGGCTGATCGGGCGACGTTGATCGAGCAGGTGTGTTATGGCGAACTCGGTTACCGCGACATCAAGGACAAGCCGGTGATGCCGGTGCTGCGGGACTGGCTGACGGCGGAGCAACTCGCGGTGATCGATCTGTATCTGCCGGAGCGTTTGACGATGGCGAATGGGCGGCGGTCAAAAATCACTTACCATGACGAAGGGTCGCCGGTGTTGAGCGCGCGGATTCAGGAGCTTTACGGGATCGAGGGAAAATTCACCGTCGGCAACGGACGCGTGCCGGTGAAGATCGAGGTGCTCGCGCCGAACCAGCGGCCGATTCAGGTGACGGACGACCTCACGGCGTTCTGGCGCGACATGTATCCGAAAGTGAAGGCGGAGTTGTCGCGGCGTTATCCGCGGCACGAGTGGCGGTGA
- a CDS encoding TonB-dependent receptor — protein MSAHHELLTTNRKALTINLDDAKYGTFAEIGAGQEVARVFFQAGGASGTIAKTISAYDMVFSDSIYGKAARYVSRERLSLMLDHEFDLLRERLAQHRGDRTTFFVFADTVATTSFRGNNEAHGWLGVRFQTEPLGPASEIVVHVHMWDKESVLQQQALGIIGVNLIYAAFYHRAAPLAFIESLVDHLGAERIEIDMLRFSGPAFPQVDHRLMALHLVQTGLTNAVMFGPHGDVLQPSEVLHRKPVLVERGGFHPVTHAQIDLLRCATAQFVADPLVAGKDVVVLAELTLSTLAARGALDSADCLARVDLLAALGYTVLISNYAEFFRLTSYFRRYTKEMIGVALGIRSLLEVFNEERYEPLEGGLLESFGRMFRHAVKLYVYPMLPTAYAAYLASDRASAAATRLPPPLPDGALVTAENLPITPHLRHLYAHLLQNGYLTCINGFSPDALPIFPSDVRRQIVAGDAAWERAVPAVTADAIKRRQLFGYTPTAGASPAT, from the coding sequence ATGTCTGCCCACCACGAACTGCTCACCACGAATCGGAAGGCGCTCACGATCAATCTCGATGACGCGAAATACGGCACCTTCGCCGAGATCGGTGCCGGCCAGGAAGTGGCCCGCGTCTTCTTCCAAGCCGGCGGCGCGTCCGGCACCATCGCCAAGACCATTTCGGCCTACGACATGGTCTTCAGCGACTCCATCTACGGCAAGGCTGCGCGCTACGTTTCCCGCGAGCGACTCAGCCTCATGCTCGATCATGAATTCGATTTGCTGCGCGAACGCCTGGCGCAACATCGGGGCGATCGCACCACGTTCTTTGTTTTCGCCGACACCGTCGCCACCACCAGTTTCCGTGGTAACAACGAAGCTCACGGCTGGCTCGGCGTGCGGTTCCAAACCGAGCCGCTCGGTCCGGCCAGCGAAATCGTCGTGCACGTTCACATGTGGGACAAGGAGAGCGTGCTGCAGCAGCAGGCGCTCGGTATCATCGGCGTCAATCTGATCTACGCGGCGTTCTACCACCGCGCCGCGCCGCTCGCGTTCATCGAATCCCTCGTCGACCACCTCGGCGCCGAACGCATCGAAATCGACATGCTGCGCTTCTCGGGCCCGGCATTTCCGCAAGTTGATCACCGGCTCATGGCGCTGCACCTGGTGCAAACCGGGCTGACCAACGCCGTCATGTTCGGTCCCCACGGCGATGTCTTGCAACCCTCCGAAGTGCTTCATCGCAAACCCGTCCTCGTCGAACGCGGTGGGTTTCATCCCGTCACTCACGCGCAAATCGACCTGCTCCGCTGCGCCACCGCTCAATTTGTCGCGGACCCGCTCGTGGCGGGTAAAGACGTGGTCGTGCTCGCGGAACTGACCTTGAGCACCCTCGCCGCGCGCGGCGCGCTCGATTCGGCGGATTGCCTCGCGCGGGTCGATCTCCTCGCAGCACTCGGCTACACGGTTTTGATTTCCAACTACGCCGAATTCTTCCGGCTCACTTCCTACTTCCGCCGCTACACCAAGGAAATGATCGGCGTCGCCCTCGGCATCCGCAGCCTGCTCGAGGTGTTCAACGAAGAACGCTATGAGCCTCTCGAGGGCGGTTTGCTGGAATCCTTTGGCCGCATGTTTCGCCATGCCGTGAAACTTTACGTGTATCCGATGCTGCCCACCGCCTACGCGGCGTATTTGGCCAGCGACCGCGCGAGCGCCGCCGCGACTCGCCTTCCCCCGCCCCTCCCCGACGGTGCGCTCGTCACCGCCGAAAATCTCCCCATCACTCCGCATCTGCGCCACCTCTACGCCCACTTGCTGCAAAACGGCTATCTCACCTGCATCAACGGTTTTTCGCCCGACGCTCTCCCTATCTTCCCGTCCGATGTTCGCCGGCAAATCGTCGCGGGCGATGCGGCATGGGAGCGCGCGGTGCCAGCGGTGACCGCCGACGCGATCAAGCGCCGGCAACTCTTTGGTTACACCCCCACGGCCGGCGCCTCGCCGGCGACGTGA
- the sppA gene encoding signal peptide peptidase SppA: MRNFITSMLGSLVALVIFAGGAVVVMVLLIGALAALGQKHVAPVENGSFLVFNLSTNIVDGPPEFDLSEITGGRRKTLQVRNVTRALQRAAHDDRIKGVVLIGSISPAELGSGYAALREVRGALMAVRKAGKPVHAYLTYATTRDYYLASVASDIALDPYGMIVMPGLASEPVFFAGAFEKYGIGVQVTRVGKYKSYVEPFTRKEMSPENREETQRLLSDIWGQLRAEVGRSRGISAGEVQRVVDAEGLIRPEAARDAKLVDRVVYRDELIDELKTQTGRRGSKQSFKQIALDEYIKAVGLDARPNLAQNRGKIGLVYAEGSIVDGEGDRGEVGGTKFARALRDFREDDAIKAIVIRVNSPGGSVSASEAIQREVRLAREKKPVVISMGSYAASGGYWISTYGNRIFAEPTTITGSIGVFGIQFDVKRLANDFGITFDSVKTGKFADAITISRPKTPEELAIFQRMVDWIYGEFVRKVAESRHLDPAAVEEIAQGRVWSGSEAKKLGLVDEIGGLEIALQYAAKEGHLGRDYRVEEFPRKKDLGEAISDWLGHDRPGMDTGEGVLREITTRVKTQIKTLHSFNDPAGLYARLPLELSVK, translated from the coding sequence ATGAGAAACTTCATCACGTCGATGCTCGGCTCGCTGGTGGCGCTCGTGATTTTTGCCGGTGGCGCCGTGGTGGTGATGGTGTTGCTGATCGGGGCGCTGGCCGCGCTGGGCCAAAAGCACGTGGCGCCGGTGGAAAACGGATCTTTTCTGGTCTTTAACCTTTCGACGAACATCGTGGATGGCCCGCCGGAATTCGACCTGAGCGAGATCACGGGCGGGCGGCGGAAAACGTTGCAAGTGCGAAATGTGACGCGGGCGCTGCAGCGCGCGGCCCACGATGACAGGATCAAGGGTGTGGTGCTGATCGGCTCAATTTCGCCAGCGGAACTCGGCTCGGGTTATGCGGCGTTGCGGGAAGTGCGCGGAGCGCTGATGGCGGTGCGCAAGGCGGGAAAGCCCGTGCACGCGTATCTGACTTATGCGACCACGCGGGACTACTACCTCGCCTCGGTCGCTTCCGATATCGCGCTCGATCCCTACGGCATGATCGTGATGCCTGGTCTGGCCTCGGAGCCGGTGTTTTTTGCGGGCGCATTTGAGAAATACGGCATTGGCGTGCAGGTCACTCGCGTGGGCAAATACAAGAGCTACGTGGAGCCATTCACGCGCAAGGAAATGAGCCCGGAAAACCGCGAGGAGACGCAGCGGCTGCTCAGCGACATCTGGGGACAATTGCGCGCCGAGGTCGGCCGCAGCCGCGGGATCAGCGCAGGCGAGGTGCAGCGCGTGGTCGATGCCGAAGGGCTGATCCGCCCGGAAGCGGCGCGCGACGCCAAGCTCGTTGATCGCGTGGTCTATCGCGACGAATTGATCGACGAATTGAAGACGCAGACCGGGCGGCGCGGCTCCAAACAGTCGTTCAAACAGATCGCGTTGGATGAATACATCAAAGCGGTCGGACTCGATGCGCGGCCCAACCTCGCCCAAAATCGCGGGAAGATCGGCCTCGTTTACGCGGAGGGGTCCATCGTCGATGGCGAAGGGGATCGCGGCGAAGTCGGCGGGACGAAGTTCGCCCGCGCCTTACGCGATTTCCGAGAGGATGACGCGATCAAGGCGATCGTGATCCGCGTCAACAGTCCCGGCGGCTCGGTCTCGGCGTCGGAAGCGATTCAACGCGAAGTGCGGCTGGCGCGCGAAAAAAAGCCGGTGGTGATTTCGATGGGCAGTTACGCGGCGTCGGGCGGCTATTGGATTTCCACCTACGGCAACAGGATTTTCGCGGAGCCGACGACGATCACGGGATCGATCGGCGTGTTCGGGATCCAGTTTGATGTGAAGCGGCTCGCGAACGATTTTGGCATCACGTTTGACAGCGTGAAGACGGGAAAATTCGCCGATGCGATCACAATTTCGCGGCCCAAGACGCCGGAGGAATTGGCAATCTTCCAACGGATGGTGGACTGGATTTATGGCGAGTTTGTCCGGAAAGTGGCCGAGTCGCGTCACCTCGATCCGGCCGCCGTGGAGGAAATCGCGCAAGGCCGCGTGTGGTCAGGCAGCGAAGCCAAGAAGCTCGGGTTGGTTGATGAGATCGGCGGCCTCGAAATCGCGCTGCAATACGCGGCGAAGGAAGGGCATTTGGGGCGCGACTATCGGGTGGAAGAGTTTCCCCGGAAAAAGGATTTGGGCGAAGCCATTAGCGACTGGCTGGGACATGACCGGCCGGGAATGGACACCGGGGAAGGCGTGCTGCGTGAGATCACCACGCGCGTCAAAACGCAGATCAAGACGCTCCATAGTTTCAACGATCCGGCGGGGCTTTATGCGCGCCTGCCGTTGGAGTTGAGTGTCAAATGA
- the dapF gene encoding diaminopimelate epimerase produces MRFFKYHALGNDYLVLDPRDFPTWREPSVAQIRVICHRNFGVGSDGILWGPLPSRDSEFGLRIFNPDGSEAEKSGNGLRIFSRFLWDQRLVLTPSFSIETPGGPVRSVIKENGHLITVAMGRVSFASDKIPVAGPPREVLNERLMILDREFTFCAATIGNPHCVIPLSEISPELAHRYGPHFETHPNFPRKTNVQFLQVIDRANIRIEIWERGAGYTLASGSSSSAAAAVAHRLGLVDRALTVHMPGGEIGIEIGDDFSIMMTGTVNKVAEGEMHPDLFAVNV; encoded by the coding sequence ATGCGCTTTTTTAAATATCACGCCTTGGGTAACGACTATCTCGTGCTCGATCCTCGCGATTTTCCCACGTGGCGGGAGCCCTCTGTCGCGCAGATTCGCGTCATCTGCCACCGCAACTTTGGCGTCGGTTCCGACGGCATTCTCTGGGGCCCTCTGCCCTCGCGAGACAGCGAATTCGGCCTGCGTATTTTTAATCCCGACGGCTCCGAAGCCGAGAAGTCGGGCAACGGCCTGCGCATCTTTTCCCGGTTCCTCTGGGATCAACGCCTGGTTTTAACGCCTTCGTTTAGTATCGAAACCCCCGGCGGCCCGGTCAGGTCCGTGATCAAAGAAAACGGCCACCTCATCACTGTGGCCATGGGCCGCGTGAGTTTTGCCAGCGACAAAATCCCTGTCGCCGGACCGCCGCGCGAGGTGCTGAACGAGCGCCTCATGATTCTCGATCGCGAATTCACCTTCTGCGCCGCGACGATCGGCAATCCACACTGCGTGATTCCCTTGAGCGAGATTTCGCCGGAGCTCGCGCACCGCTACGGTCCCCACTTCGAGACGCATCCGAATTTTCCGCGCAAGACCAACGTGCAGTTCCTGCAGGTGATCGATCGCGCCAACATTCGCATCGAGATCTGGGAACGCGGCGCCGGCTACACGCTTGCGTCCGGCAGCAGTTCCAGCGCCGCCGCTGCCGTTGCCCATCGCCTCGGCCTTGTCGATCGCGCCCTCACCGTGCACATGCCCGGCGGCGAGATCGGCATCGAGATCGGCGACGACTTTTCGATCATGATGACCGGCACCGTCAACAAAGTCGCCGAGGGCGAGATGCACCCGGACTTGTTTGCCGTGAACGTCTGA
- the dtd gene encoding D-aminoacyl-tRNA deacylase, with protein MRVVLQRVSQAHVTIAGRVVGRIDRGLLILLGIAAGDTLSDAEWLVRKIVGLRIFPDDAGALNRSVQDVAGDLLVISQFTLIASTRKGTRPSFNDAARLDAARPLYEQFLDLAATALGRPVAAGEFGADMQVALVNDGPVTIVIDSRQRE; from the coding sequence GTGCGCGTCGTTCTTCAACGCGTCAGTCAGGCGCACGTCACCATCGCCGGGCGCGTCGTTGGCCGCATCGATCGCGGCCTCCTCATCCTCCTCGGCATCGCCGCCGGCGACACGTTGTCCGACGCCGAATGGCTCGTCCGCAAGATCGTCGGCCTGCGTATTTTTCCCGACGACGCCGGCGCGCTCAATCGCTCCGTGCAGGACGTCGCTGGAGATCTCCTCGTGATCAGTCAGTTCACCTTGATCGCGAGCACTCGCAAAGGCACGCGCCCGTCGTTCAACGACGCGGCGCGTCTCGATGCTGCGCGCCCGCTCTACGAACAATTTCTTGATCTCGCCGCCACCGCCCTCGGCCGCCCTGTCGCTGCCGGCGAGTTCGGCGCCGACATGCAGGTTGCCCTCGTGAACGACGGCCCGGTCACGATCGTCATCGACTCCCGGCAACGCGAATAA
- a CDS encoding exosortase/archaeosortase family protein produces MSHTISTSALPPAPRVGVLVWANSIVLAVLTVAFCVYVFPQWWNNPDLSHGLAMPVVVVLLGADVIGRRPGWHPRVNGLLWLACGALALLGFAALGVAGIYAASMEWTHPFVYFTLAIALVSLSAAVALVLASRPIGAVTFNWAAVTILALWLLSVPLPPGSLARLTINLQLWITDHVLGALHLLGIPANQHGNVIVLAQATVGVEEACSGVRSLVSCVFAGLFFSATLVRRPWPRVLLIALAAPLALTMNFLRSLTLTLLANAGVDISGFWHDATGYSVLGITALILGGLALLLGRVSAPPTTPTPPPAVPRSRPRGLLWSLLGVQCAVVALILFFLSGARPPDHNNLPRPDLAALLPATPRGWLVKTETDLQRYSPILRTDAMEQRTYVRPDGDKTIQLTVYLAYWAPGQVPVSLVASHTPDLCWPGAGWEALDRARVTLHLRDQPLPPAEFRRFRNGDFPQNVWFWHLYDGQPINYDPPTDPQSLLKLALHYRFRHGGSQFFVRFSSNQPWAVLAREPLVQEIIHGLQPLGL; encoded by the coding sequence ATGTCTCACACGATTTCCACCAGCGCTCTCCCGCCCGCGCCACGCGTCGGGGTGCTGGTGTGGGCCAACAGTATCGTGCTCGCCGTGCTGACGGTCGCATTTTGCGTCTACGTTTTTCCCCAATGGTGGAATAATCCCGACCTCTCCCACGGTCTCGCCATGCCCGTGGTGGTCGTCCTGCTGGGAGCCGATGTCATTGGACGCCGCCCCGGCTGGCATCCCCGCGTGAACGGTTTGCTTTGGCTCGCCTGCGGCGCCCTCGCGCTGCTCGGCTTCGCTGCGCTCGGCGTCGCCGGAATTTACGCCGCCTCCATGGAGTGGACGCATCCGTTTGTGTATTTCACACTCGCGATCGCGTTGGTATCGTTGTCCGCGGCAGTCGCGCTGGTGCTGGCCAGCCGCCCCATCGGCGCAGTCACTTTTAACTGGGCCGCGGTGACGATTCTCGCGCTCTGGTTGCTCAGCGTGCCGCTGCCCCCAGGCTCGCTCGCGCGCCTCACCATCAACCTTCAGCTCTGGATCACCGACCACGTGCTGGGCGCGCTGCATCTTCTCGGCATCCCCGCGAACCAGCATGGCAACGTCATCGTGTTGGCCCAGGCCACTGTCGGCGTGGAAGAAGCCTGTAGCGGCGTCCGCAGCCTCGTATCCTGTGTGTTCGCCGGGCTCTTTTTTTCGGCGACACTCGTCCGCCGCCCATGGCCGCGCGTTCTGCTGATCGCCCTCGCCGCGCCGCTCGCGTTGACGATGAACTTTCTGCGCTCGTTAACGCTGACCCTGCTCGCCAACGCCGGAGTCGATATTTCCGGTTTCTGGCACGATGCCACCGGGTATTCCGTGCTCGGTATCACGGCACTGATCCTCGGCGGTTTGGCCCTCCTCCTCGGTCGCGTCTCCGCTCCTCCCACGACGCCAACGCCGCCTCCCGCCGTCCCGCGCTCCCGGCCGCGCGGGTTGCTCTGGTCGCTTCTCGGTGTGCAATGCGCCGTCGTCGCTCTAATCCTCTTTTTCCTCTCCGGCGCGCGCCCCCCCGATCACAACAATTTACCCCGGCCGGATCTCGCCGCACTCCTTCCCGCCACTCCTCGCGGCTGGCTGGTCAAAACGGAAACGGATCTCCAACGCTACAGTCCTATCCTGCGCACCGATGCCATGGAGCAACGCACCTACGTCCGGCCCGACGGCGACAAGACCATCCAGCTCACCGTTTACCTCGCTTATTGGGCGCCCGGCCAAGTGCCCGTCAGTCTCGTCGCCTCGCATACGCCCGACCTCTGCTGGCCAGGCGCCGGCTGGGAGGCCCTCGATCGCGCCCGCGTGACGCTTCACCTCCGCGATCAACCGCTCCCTCCCGCCGAATTCCGTCGCTTTCGCAACGGCGACTTCCCGCAAAACGTCTGGTTCTGGCATCTCTACGATGGCCAACCGATCAACTACGACCCGCCGACCGACCCCCAGTCGCTGCTTAAACTCGCGTTGCACTACCGCTTTCGGCACGGCGGTAGTCAGTTTTTCGTGCGCTTCTCCAGTAATCAACCGTGGGCGGTTCTCGCGCGCGAACCCCTCGTGCAGGAAATCATCCACGGCCTTCAACCCCTCGGCCTATAA
- the fabV gene encoding enoyl-ACP reductase FabV, translating to MIIKPKVRGFVCVTAHPTGCAAHVQEWIDYVKRKGPIANGPKKVLVIGSSTGYGLASRITAAFGSGAATLGIFFERPSEEGRTATPGWYNTIAFTKAAHAAGLYAKNINGDAFSTDIKRQALDLIRADLGQIDLVVYSLASPRRTHPATGVVHKSVLKPVGASYTNKTVDTDKGIVSSVTIEPANEAEIADTTAVMGGEDWELWLGALRDANLLAPGAQTVAYSYIGPEVTWPIYKNGTIGLAKNDLERAARAIDAQLKTTGGRAFISVNKALVTQASSAIPVVPLYISILYKVMKAAGTHEGCIEQMQRLFATQMYNGHSPSFDDAGRARVDDWEMRPEIQSAVARIWPDVTTENLADLTDIAGYRSEFLKLFGFGLPNVNYEADVEPHVPMV from the coding sequence ATGATCATCAAGCCCAAGGTCCGCGGTTTCGTTTGCGTCACCGCCCATCCCACCGGTTGCGCCGCGCACGTGCAGGAATGGATCGATTACGTGAAGCGGAAGGGCCCCATCGCGAACGGACCGAAGAAGGTCTTGGTCATCGGCTCGTCCACCGGCTACGGCCTCGCCTCGCGCATCACCGCGGCTTTCGGCAGCGGCGCCGCGACCCTCGGCATATTTTTTGAGCGCCCCTCTGAAGAAGGCCGCACCGCCACGCCCGGTTGGTATAACACCATCGCGTTTACCAAAGCCGCCCACGCCGCCGGCCTCTACGCCAAGAACATCAATGGCGACGCGTTTTCCACCGACATCAAACGCCAGGCTCTCGACCTCATTCGCGCCGACCTCGGCCAGATCGATCTCGTTGTCTACTCCCTCGCCTCTCCGCGGCGCACGCATCCCGCCACCGGCGTCGTCCATAAATCCGTTCTGAAACCGGTCGGCGCGTCCTACACCAACAAAACCGTCGATACCGACAAAGGCATCGTCAGCTCCGTCACGATCGAACCCGCCAACGAAGCCGAGATCGCCGACACCACCGCCGTCATGGGCGGCGAAGACTGGGAGCTCTGGCTCGGCGCCTTGCGCGATGCCAACCTCCTCGCCCCCGGCGCGCAAACGGTCGCCTACTCCTACATCGGCCCCGAAGTCACCTGGCCGATCTACAAAAACGGCACCATTGGCCTCGCCAAAAACGATCTCGAACGCGCCGCCCGCGCCATCGACGCCCAACTCAAAACCACCGGCGGCCGCGCCTTCATCTCCGTCAACAAAGCCCTCGTCACGCAGGCCAGCTCCGCGATCCCGGTCGTGCCGCTCTATATTTCCATCCTCTACAAAGTCATGAAGGCGGCGGGCACCCACGAAGGCTGCATCGAGCAAATGCAACGCCTCTTCGCCACGCAGATGTATAACGGCCACTCGCCCTCCTTCGACGACGCCGGCCGCGCCCGCGTCGACGACTGGGAAATGCGCCCCGAAATCCAATCCGCCGTCGCCCGCATCTGGCCCGACGTCACCACGGAAAATCTCGCCGACCTCACCGACATCGCCGGCTATCGCAGCGAGTTCCTCAAGCTTTTCGGCTTCGGCCTGCCCAACGTGAATTACGAGGCGGACGTCGAGCCGCACGTGCCGATGGTCTGA
- a CDS encoding thioredoxin family protein: protein MKNMISRLVVLTALVALIAGGASGVKAASAKVGEAAPDFTLADINGQSHRLSDYRGKTVVLEWFNPECPFVKKHYESGNLPRTQKGAMADGVVWLTINSGHPGAQGSYNAQEVRDWLKTHDATPTAYMRDEDGSVGRLYGAKTTPHMFIITPQGELVYQGAIDSIRSASKADIPKAENYVTSALRELKAGEPIAKANTQPYGCAVKY, encoded by the coding sequence ATGAAAAACATGATTTCCCGGCTGGTTGTTTTGACGGCGTTGGTCGCATTGATCGCGGGTGGCGCGTCAGGAGTGAAGGCGGCGTCGGCAAAGGTGGGCGAGGCGGCACCTGACTTCACGTTGGCGGACATCAATGGTCAGTCACACCGGCTTTCCGATTATCGCGGCAAAACCGTGGTGCTGGAATGGTTCAACCCGGAGTGTCCATTCGTGAAGAAGCATTATGAGAGCGGCAACCTCCCGCGCACGCAGAAGGGGGCGATGGCCGACGGCGTCGTTTGGTTGACGATCAACTCCGGCCATCCGGGCGCTCAGGGCAGCTACAATGCGCAGGAGGTGCGAGATTGGCTCAAGACGCACGACGCCACGCCGACGGCGTATATGCGCGACGAAGACGGGAGCGTTGGGCGCCTGTATGGAGCGAAGACCACGCCGCACATGTTCATCATCACGCCCCAAGGGGAGCTCGTTTACCAAGGGGCGATCGACAGCATTCGTTCAGCCAGCAAGGCCGATATTCCAAAGGCGGAAAACTACGTTACGTCGGCGCTGCGGGAGTTGAAGGCGGGCGAGCCGATCGCGAAGGCGAACACACAGCCCTACGGCTGCGCGGTGAAATACTAA